One genomic segment of Polyodon spathula isolate WHYD16114869_AA chromosome 17, ASM1765450v1, whole genome shotgun sequence includes these proteins:
- the myrf gene encoding myelin regulatory factor isoform X2, with amino-acid sequence MDVVDETEALQRFFEGHDINGALEPANIDTSILEEYISKDDSADICFPEIPVSYSNPQPGVSAGGVCVVSSPLPIRQGALLPNPCQPPYPPHLGLLTKGYPCMGPGPPIKSETKGPYAPGTLPESPPDSSSEPYSPQQVNDQHMHRTMTPENMCHMTPPTRLEHQAPPPLSSSHMQGPHPHYPSMPRDMYMKAEPMMSQYSIGPVMAAGDIQHNQQGQMLHQLLQHHQGAPEIPVHQAKKRKHSDSPPNTLNTQILNGMIKQEPGLMQDSDGSYLDPNYQCIKWQPHQQNKWAALYDVNCKELPMPTYRVDADKGFNFSVPDDSFVCQKKNHFQVTVYIGMLGDPKYVKTSEGLKAIECFYLKLNGVKLEAMNQTINVEQSQSDRSKRPFKPVVSPLCLCCRVTLPPEQVTKVTVGRLHFSETTSNNMRKKGKPNPDQRYFMLVVALQAQSQSQSYTVTAQASERIIVRASNPGQFESDSDVLWQRGQLPDTVFHHGRVGVNTDRPDEALVVHGNIKVMGSLMHPSDIRTKENVQEVDTTEQLKHISQMRLVHYQYRPEFAATVGIDTTAETGVIAQEVQEILPDAVKESGDVVFVNGETIENLLVVNKDRIFMENVGAVKELCKLTDNLETRIDELERWSKKLAKLRRLDSMKSTVSGGTLSQAGSQFSRAGSGPYKKRPPKVGSKSPSVSEQSCISHRFLQGTILALVIIMAFSVISMSTLYVLTLHNRSEIDAEGSVAMATICIMAMPWRHGLSATVTLCPRSSPDFGSSRQSTFSPDFTGTTPPSQVPPSPTLSNQDVCCSSTPTITNQSATTLSFSTNQSTTVPSVPASTDGMTNKKAKSRQSEKEGRLWSWLSPAPPPHSTHIQGKSKRPLELGGAANTLPGGEQDLPPPRRQRRAKTAWPDPSLSSLRILETDQPITSQHCTPPKSCSPGNYSYTILLSSNSTAGRAGLTLEMNSSSPLLVLLCGVSRGRRCAKSLDTQRSLDMTSTKGMAHRWPLEVIPFHNIAYHFRVAKSQEVTCESKHVEAGQPFANYHFLFLQACV; translated from the exons ATGGACGTGGTCGATGAAACAGAAGCTTTGCAGAGATTCTTTgaag GTCACGATATCAACGGTGCTCTCGAGCCGGCGAACATTGACACGAGCATTCTGGAGGAGTACATCAGTAAGGACGACTCGGCCGACAT CTGTTTCCCCGAGATCCCTGTCAGCTATTCAAATCCACAGCCTGGTGTGTCTgcagggggggtgtgtgtggtgaGCAGTCCTTTGCCCATCAGACAGGGGGCGCTGCTCCCCAATCCCTGCCAGCCACCCTACCCTCCCCACCTGGGTCTGCTCACCAAGGGCTACCCCTGCATGGGCCCTGGGCCTCCCATCAAGAGCGAAACCAAGGGCCCCTACGCTCCTGG AACTTTACCCGAGTCCCCACCCGATTCCAGCTCAGAGCCCTACTCCCCCCAGCAAGTGAATG ATCAACACATGCATCGGACCATGACCCCAGAGAACATGTGCCACATGACCCCTCCCACTCGTCTGGAGCACCAGGCCCCGCCCCCTCTCAGCTCCTCCCACATGCAGGGCCCGCACCCCCACTATCCCAGCATGCCACGGGACATGTACATGAAGGCGGAGCCGATGATGTCTCAGTATTCGATTGGCCCAGTGATGGCGGCCGGGGATATTCAGCACAACCAACAGGGCCAGATGCTGCACCAGCTGCTACAGCACCACCAGGGGGCACCAGA GATTCCTGTCCATCAGGCGAAGAAGAGGAAGCACTCCGACTCACCCCCCAACACTCTCAACACTCAGATACTCAACGGCATGATCAAGCAGGAGCCAG GGTTGATGCAGGACAGCGACGGCTCCTACCTTGACCCCAACTACCAGTGCATCAAGTGGCAGCCACATCAGCAGAATAAGTGGGCCGCGCTGTACGACGTGAACTGCAAAGAGCT cccCATGCCCACGTACCGCGTCGACGCTGACAAGGGCTTCAACTTCTCGGTGCCCGACGACTCCTTTGTGTGCCAGAAGAAGAATCACTTCCAGGTCACCGTGTATATCGGCATGCTGGGAGATCCCAAATATGTGAAGACCAGCGAGGGGCTGAAAGCGATCGAGTGCTTCTACCTGAAACTGAATGGGGTCAAG CTGGAAGCCATGAACCAGACCATCAACGTGGAGCAATCCCAGTCCGACCGCAGCAAGAGGCCCTTCAAACCAGTGGT gTCACCCCTCTGTCTGTGTTGCAGGGTCACCCTCCCTCCTGAGCAGGTGACGAAGGTGACGGTGGGACGGCTGCACTTCAGCGAGACGACATCGAACAACATGAGGAAGAAGGGCAAGCCCAACCCTGACCAGAG GTACTTCATGCTGGTGGTGGCGCTGCAGGCCCAGTCTCAGAGTCAGAGCTACACTGTGACAGCGCAAGCATCCGAGAGGATCATAGTGAGG GCCTCGAACCCGGGTCAGTTTGAGAGTGACAGTGACGTGCTCTGGCAGCGCGGTCAGCTCCCGGACACCGTGTTCCATCACGGCCGTGTCGGGGTCAACACGGACCGGCCCGACGAAGCTCTCGTCGTCCACGGCAACATCAAGGTCATGGGGTCACTCATGCACCCCTCGGACATCCGGACTAAGGAGAACGTGCAGGAG GTTGACACCACAGAGCAGCTCAAGCATATCTCCCAGATGAGACTGGTCCACTACCAGTATAGACCAGAATTCGCTGCTACTGTGGGCATCGACACCACTGCTGAGACAG GTGTGATCGCGCAGGAAGTGCAGGAGATTCTTCCTGATGCGGTGAAGGAGTCGGGCGATGTCGTGTTTGTGAACGGAGAGACCATCGAGAATCTACTGGTGGTGAACAAG GATCGAATCTTCATGGAGAATGTGGGTGCGGTGAAGGAGCTCTGCAAACTGACTGACAACCTGGAGACTCGAATCGACGAGCTGGAGAGATGGAGCAAGAAACTGGCCAAACTGAGGAGGCTGGACAGCATGAAATCAACTGTGAGCGGAGGAACTctgag CCAAGCAGGAAGTCAGTTCAGCCGGGCAGGAAGCGGGCCGTACAAGAAGAGGCCTCCCAAGGTGGGCAGCAAG AGTCCGAGCGTGTCCGAGCAGAGCTGTATCAGTCACCGCTTCCTGCAGGGCACCATCCTCGCACTGGTCATCATCATGGCCTTCAG TGTCATCTCCATGTCCACGCTGTACGTGCTGACCCTGCACAACCGCAGTGAAATCGACGCTGAAGG TTCGGTCGCCATGGCCACCATCTGCATAATGGCCATGCCCTGGAGGCATGGTCTAAGCGCCACAGTCACACTCTGTCCACG GTCCTCTCCTGATTTTGGCTCGTCCCGGCAGTCCACCTTTTCCCCGGACTTCACTGGAACCACCCCCCCTTCGCAAG TTCCGCCCTCCCCTACTCTGTCAAATCAGGATGTGTGCTGTTCCTCTACCCCTACCATAACCAACCAATCAGCAACCACCCTCTCCTTTAGCACTAACCAATCCACTACAG ttcccAGTGTTCCTGCCTCCACTGACGGGATGACCAATAAGAAGGCTAAGTCCCGTCAGAGTGAGAAGGAGGGTCGGTTGTGGAGCTGGCTCAGCCCCGCGCCACCCCCTCACAGCACTCACATCCAGGGCAAGTCCAAGAGACCGCTGGAGCTTGGGGGGGCAGCAAACACACTGCCCGGGGGGGAACAAGACCTGCCCCCGCCCCGGCGCCAACGCAGAGCAAAGACTGCCT GGCCGGACCCCTCTCTGAGCTCCCTGCGGATTTTGGAGACAGACCAGCCAATCACATCGCAGCACTGCACCCCGCCTAAGTCATGCAG ccCCGGTAACTACAGCTACACCATCCTGCTGAGCAGCAACAGCACCGCGGGCCGAGCTGGACTCACCCTGGAGATGAA cTCCTCCTCTCCGCTGCTGGTGCTACTGTGTGGGGTCAGCAGGGGGCGCCGCTGTGCCAAGAGCCTGGATACACAGAGGAGCCTGGACATGACCTCCACAAAG ggCATGGCTCACCGGTGGCCTCTAGAGGTTATTCCATTCCATAACATCGCGTATCACTTCCGGGTCGCCAAGTCT CAGGAAGTGACCTGTGAAAGCAAGCATGTGGAGGCGGGACAACCCTTCGCCAACTACCACTTCCTGTTCCTGCAGGCGTGTGTCTGA
- the myrf gene encoding myelin regulatory factor isoform X4 — translation MDVVDETEALQRFFEGHDINGALEPANIDTSILEEYISKDDSADICFPEIPVSYSNPQPGVSAGGVCVVSSPLPIRQGALLPNPCQPPYPPHLGLLTKGYPCMGPGPPIKSETKGPYAPGTLPESPPDSSSEPYSPQQVNDQHMHRTMTPENMCHMTPPTRLEHQAPPPLSSSHMQGPHPHYPSMPRDMYMKAEPMMSQYSIGPVMAAGDIQHNQQGQMLHQLLQHHQGAPDRIPVHQAKKRKHSDSPPNTLNTQILNGMIKQEPGLMQDSDGSYLDPNYQCIKWQPHQQNKWAALYDVNCKELPMPTYRVDADKGFNFSVPDDSFVCQKKNHFQVTVYIGMLGDPKYVKTSEGLKAIECFYLKLNGVKLEAMNQTINVEQSQSDRSKRPFKPVVVTLPPEQVTKVTVGRLHFSETTSNNMRKKGKPNPDQRYFMLVVALQAQSQSQSYTVTAQASERIIVRASNPGQFESDSDVLWQRGQLPDTVFHHGRVGVNTDRPDEALVVHGNIKVMGSLMHPSDIRTKENVQEVDTTEQLKHISQMRLVHYQYRPEFAATVGIDTTAETGVIAQEVQEILPDAVKESGDVVFVNGETIENLLVVNKDRIFMENVGAVKELCKLTDNLETRIDELERWSKKLAKLRRLDSMKSTVSGGTLSQAGSQFSRAGSGPYKKRPPKVGSKSPSVSEQSCISHRFLQGTILALVIIMAFSVISMSTLYVLTLHNRSEIDAEGSVAMATICIMAMPWRHGLSATVTLCPRSSPDFGSSRQSTFSPDFTGTTPPSQVPPSPTLSNQDVCCSSTPTITNQSATTLSFSTNQSTTVPSVPASTDGMTNKKAKSRQSEKEGRLWSWLSPAPPPHSTHIQGKSKRPLELGGAANTLPGGEQDLPPPRRQRRAKTAWPDPSLSSLRILETDQPITSQHCTPPKSCSPGNYSYTILLSSNSTAGRAGLTLEMNSSSPLLVLLCGVSRGRRCAKSLDTQRSLDMTSTKGMAHRWPLEVIPFHNIAYHFRVAKSQEVTCESKHVEAGQPFANYHFLFLQACV, via the exons ATGGACGTGGTCGATGAAACAGAAGCTTTGCAGAGATTCTTTgaag GTCACGATATCAACGGTGCTCTCGAGCCGGCGAACATTGACACGAGCATTCTGGAGGAGTACATCAGTAAGGACGACTCGGCCGACAT CTGTTTCCCCGAGATCCCTGTCAGCTATTCAAATCCACAGCCTGGTGTGTCTgcagggggggtgtgtgtggtgaGCAGTCCTTTGCCCATCAGACAGGGGGCGCTGCTCCCCAATCCCTGCCAGCCACCCTACCCTCCCCACCTGGGTCTGCTCACCAAGGGCTACCCCTGCATGGGCCCTGGGCCTCCCATCAAGAGCGAAACCAAGGGCCCCTACGCTCCTGG AACTTTACCCGAGTCCCCACCCGATTCCAGCTCAGAGCCCTACTCCCCCCAGCAAGTGAATG ATCAACACATGCATCGGACCATGACCCCAGAGAACATGTGCCACATGACCCCTCCCACTCGTCTGGAGCACCAGGCCCCGCCCCCTCTCAGCTCCTCCCACATGCAGGGCCCGCACCCCCACTATCCCAGCATGCCACGGGACATGTACATGAAGGCGGAGCCGATGATGTCTCAGTATTCGATTGGCCCAGTGATGGCGGCCGGGGATATTCAGCACAACCAACAGGGCCAGATGCTGCACCAGCTGCTACAGCACCACCAGGGGGCACCAGA TAGGATTCCTGTCCATCAGGCGAAGAAGAGGAAGCACTCCGACTCACCCCCCAACACTCTCAACACTCAGATACTCAACGGCATGATCAAGCAGGAGCCAG GGTTGATGCAGGACAGCGACGGCTCCTACCTTGACCCCAACTACCAGTGCATCAAGTGGCAGCCACATCAGCAGAATAAGTGGGCCGCGCTGTACGACGTGAACTGCAAAGAGCT cccCATGCCCACGTACCGCGTCGACGCTGACAAGGGCTTCAACTTCTCGGTGCCCGACGACTCCTTTGTGTGCCAGAAGAAGAATCACTTCCAGGTCACCGTGTATATCGGCATGCTGGGAGATCCCAAATATGTGAAGACCAGCGAGGGGCTGAAAGCGATCGAGTGCTTCTACCTGAAACTGAATGGGGTCAAG CTGGAAGCCATGAACCAGACCATCAACGTGGAGCAATCCCAGTCCGACCGCAGCAAGAGGCCCTTCAAACCAGTGGT GGTCACCCTCCCTCCTGAGCAGGTGACGAAGGTGACGGTGGGACGGCTGCACTTCAGCGAGACGACATCGAACAACATGAGGAAGAAGGGCAAGCCCAACCCTGACCAGAG GTACTTCATGCTGGTGGTGGCGCTGCAGGCCCAGTCTCAGAGTCAGAGCTACACTGTGACAGCGCAAGCATCCGAGAGGATCATAGTGAGG GCCTCGAACCCGGGTCAGTTTGAGAGTGACAGTGACGTGCTCTGGCAGCGCGGTCAGCTCCCGGACACCGTGTTCCATCACGGCCGTGTCGGGGTCAACACGGACCGGCCCGACGAAGCTCTCGTCGTCCACGGCAACATCAAGGTCATGGGGTCACTCATGCACCCCTCGGACATCCGGACTAAGGAGAACGTGCAGGAG GTTGACACCACAGAGCAGCTCAAGCATATCTCCCAGATGAGACTGGTCCACTACCAGTATAGACCAGAATTCGCTGCTACTGTGGGCATCGACACCACTGCTGAGACAG GTGTGATCGCGCAGGAAGTGCAGGAGATTCTTCCTGATGCGGTGAAGGAGTCGGGCGATGTCGTGTTTGTGAACGGAGAGACCATCGAGAATCTACTGGTGGTGAACAAG GATCGAATCTTCATGGAGAATGTGGGTGCGGTGAAGGAGCTCTGCAAACTGACTGACAACCTGGAGACTCGAATCGACGAGCTGGAGAGATGGAGCAAGAAACTGGCCAAACTGAGGAGGCTGGACAGCATGAAATCAACTGTGAGCGGAGGAACTctgag CCAAGCAGGAAGTCAGTTCAGCCGGGCAGGAAGCGGGCCGTACAAGAAGAGGCCTCCCAAGGTGGGCAGCAAG AGTCCGAGCGTGTCCGAGCAGAGCTGTATCAGTCACCGCTTCCTGCAGGGCACCATCCTCGCACTGGTCATCATCATGGCCTTCAG TGTCATCTCCATGTCCACGCTGTACGTGCTGACCCTGCACAACCGCAGTGAAATCGACGCTGAAGG TTCGGTCGCCATGGCCACCATCTGCATAATGGCCATGCCCTGGAGGCATGGTCTAAGCGCCACAGTCACACTCTGTCCACG GTCCTCTCCTGATTTTGGCTCGTCCCGGCAGTCCACCTTTTCCCCGGACTTCACTGGAACCACCCCCCCTTCGCAAG TTCCGCCCTCCCCTACTCTGTCAAATCAGGATGTGTGCTGTTCCTCTACCCCTACCATAACCAACCAATCAGCAACCACCCTCTCCTTTAGCACTAACCAATCCACTACAG ttcccAGTGTTCCTGCCTCCACTGACGGGATGACCAATAAGAAGGCTAAGTCCCGTCAGAGTGAGAAGGAGGGTCGGTTGTGGAGCTGGCTCAGCCCCGCGCCACCCCCTCACAGCACTCACATCCAGGGCAAGTCCAAGAGACCGCTGGAGCTTGGGGGGGCAGCAAACACACTGCCCGGGGGGGAACAAGACCTGCCCCCGCCCCGGCGCCAACGCAGAGCAAAGACTGCCT GGCCGGACCCCTCTCTGAGCTCCCTGCGGATTTTGGAGACAGACCAGCCAATCACATCGCAGCACTGCACCCCGCCTAAGTCATGCAG ccCCGGTAACTACAGCTACACCATCCTGCTGAGCAGCAACAGCACCGCGGGCCGAGCTGGACTCACCCTGGAGATGAA cTCCTCCTCTCCGCTGCTGGTGCTACTGTGTGGGGTCAGCAGGGGGCGCCGCTGTGCCAAGAGCCTGGATACACAGAGGAGCCTGGACATGACCTCCACAAAG ggCATGGCTCACCGGTGGCCTCTAGAGGTTATTCCATTCCATAACATCGCGTATCACTTCCGGGTCGCCAAGTCT CAGGAAGTGACCTGTGAAAGCAAGCATGTGGAGGCGGGACAACCCTTCGCCAACTACCACTTCCTGTTCCTGCAGGCGTGTGTCTGA
- the myrf gene encoding myelin regulatory factor isoform X5, which produces MDVVDETEALQRFFEGHDINGALEPANIDTSILEEYISKDDSADICFPEIPVSYSNPQPGVSAGGVCVVSSPLPIRQGALLPNPCQPPYPPHLGLLTKGYPCMGPGPPIKSETKGPYAPGTLPESPPDSSSEPYSPQQVNDQHMHRTMTPENMCHMTPPTRLEHQAPPPLSSSHMQGPHPHYPSMPRDMYMKAEPMMSQYSIGPVMAAGDIQHNQQGQMLHQLLQHHQGAPEIPVHQAKKRKHSDSPPNTLNTQILNGMIKQEPGLMQDSDGSYLDPNYQCIKWQPHQQNKWAALYDVNCKELPMPTYRVDADKGFNFSVPDDSFVCQKKNHFQVTVYIGMLGDPKYVKTSEGLKAIECFYLKLNGVKLEAMNQTINVEQSQSDRSKRPFKPVVVTLPPEQVTKVTVGRLHFSETTSNNMRKKGKPNPDQRYFMLVVALQAQSQSQSYTVTAQASERIIVRASNPGQFESDSDVLWQRGQLPDTVFHHGRVGVNTDRPDEALVVHGNIKVMGSLMHPSDIRTKENVQEVDTTEQLKHISQMRLVHYQYRPEFAATVGIDTTAETGVIAQEVQEILPDAVKESGDVVFVNGETIENLLVVNKDRIFMENVGAVKELCKLTDNLETRIDELERWSKKLAKLRRLDSMKSTVSGGTLSQAGSQFSRAGSGPYKKRPPKVGSKSPSVSEQSCISHRFLQGTILALVIIMAFSVISMSTLYVLTLHNRSEIDAEGSVAMATICIMAMPWRHGLSATVTLCPRSSPDFGSSRQSTFSPDFTGTTPPSQVPPSPTLSNQDVCCSSTPTITNQSATTLSFSTNQSTTVPSVPASTDGMTNKKAKSRQSEKEGRLWSWLSPAPPPHSTHIQGKSKRPLELGGAANTLPGGEQDLPPPRRQRRAKTAWPDPSLSSLRILETDQPITSQHCTPPKSCSPGNYSYTILLSSNSTAGRAGLTLEMNSSSPLLVLLCGVSRGRRCAKSLDTQRSLDMTSTKGMAHRWPLEVIPFHNIAYHFRVAKSQEVTCESKHVEAGQPFANYHFLFLQACV; this is translated from the exons ATGGACGTGGTCGATGAAACAGAAGCTTTGCAGAGATTCTTTgaag GTCACGATATCAACGGTGCTCTCGAGCCGGCGAACATTGACACGAGCATTCTGGAGGAGTACATCAGTAAGGACGACTCGGCCGACAT CTGTTTCCCCGAGATCCCTGTCAGCTATTCAAATCCACAGCCTGGTGTGTCTgcagggggggtgtgtgtggtgaGCAGTCCTTTGCCCATCAGACAGGGGGCGCTGCTCCCCAATCCCTGCCAGCCACCCTACCCTCCCCACCTGGGTCTGCTCACCAAGGGCTACCCCTGCATGGGCCCTGGGCCTCCCATCAAGAGCGAAACCAAGGGCCCCTACGCTCCTGG AACTTTACCCGAGTCCCCACCCGATTCCAGCTCAGAGCCCTACTCCCCCCAGCAAGTGAATG ATCAACACATGCATCGGACCATGACCCCAGAGAACATGTGCCACATGACCCCTCCCACTCGTCTGGAGCACCAGGCCCCGCCCCCTCTCAGCTCCTCCCACATGCAGGGCCCGCACCCCCACTATCCCAGCATGCCACGGGACATGTACATGAAGGCGGAGCCGATGATGTCTCAGTATTCGATTGGCCCAGTGATGGCGGCCGGGGATATTCAGCACAACCAACAGGGCCAGATGCTGCACCAGCTGCTACAGCACCACCAGGGGGCACCAGA GATTCCTGTCCATCAGGCGAAGAAGAGGAAGCACTCCGACTCACCCCCCAACACTCTCAACACTCAGATACTCAACGGCATGATCAAGCAGGAGCCAG GGTTGATGCAGGACAGCGACGGCTCCTACCTTGACCCCAACTACCAGTGCATCAAGTGGCAGCCACATCAGCAGAATAAGTGGGCCGCGCTGTACGACGTGAACTGCAAAGAGCT cccCATGCCCACGTACCGCGTCGACGCTGACAAGGGCTTCAACTTCTCGGTGCCCGACGACTCCTTTGTGTGCCAGAAGAAGAATCACTTCCAGGTCACCGTGTATATCGGCATGCTGGGAGATCCCAAATATGTGAAGACCAGCGAGGGGCTGAAAGCGATCGAGTGCTTCTACCTGAAACTGAATGGGGTCAAG CTGGAAGCCATGAACCAGACCATCAACGTGGAGCAATCCCAGTCCGACCGCAGCAAGAGGCCCTTCAAACCAGTGGT GGTCACCCTCCCTCCTGAGCAGGTGACGAAGGTGACGGTGGGACGGCTGCACTTCAGCGAGACGACATCGAACAACATGAGGAAGAAGGGCAAGCCCAACCCTGACCAGAG GTACTTCATGCTGGTGGTGGCGCTGCAGGCCCAGTCTCAGAGTCAGAGCTACACTGTGACAGCGCAAGCATCCGAGAGGATCATAGTGAGG GCCTCGAACCCGGGTCAGTTTGAGAGTGACAGTGACGTGCTCTGGCAGCGCGGTCAGCTCCCGGACACCGTGTTCCATCACGGCCGTGTCGGGGTCAACACGGACCGGCCCGACGAAGCTCTCGTCGTCCACGGCAACATCAAGGTCATGGGGTCACTCATGCACCCCTCGGACATCCGGACTAAGGAGAACGTGCAGGAG GTTGACACCACAGAGCAGCTCAAGCATATCTCCCAGATGAGACTGGTCCACTACCAGTATAGACCAGAATTCGCTGCTACTGTGGGCATCGACACCACTGCTGAGACAG GTGTGATCGCGCAGGAAGTGCAGGAGATTCTTCCTGATGCGGTGAAGGAGTCGGGCGATGTCGTGTTTGTGAACGGAGAGACCATCGAGAATCTACTGGTGGTGAACAAG GATCGAATCTTCATGGAGAATGTGGGTGCGGTGAAGGAGCTCTGCAAACTGACTGACAACCTGGAGACTCGAATCGACGAGCTGGAGAGATGGAGCAAGAAACTGGCCAAACTGAGGAGGCTGGACAGCATGAAATCAACTGTGAGCGGAGGAACTctgag CCAAGCAGGAAGTCAGTTCAGCCGGGCAGGAAGCGGGCCGTACAAGAAGAGGCCTCCCAAGGTGGGCAGCAAG AGTCCGAGCGTGTCCGAGCAGAGCTGTATCAGTCACCGCTTCCTGCAGGGCACCATCCTCGCACTGGTCATCATCATGGCCTTCAG TGTCATCTCCATGTCCACGCTGTACGTGCTGACCCTGCACAACCGCAGTGAAATCGACGCTGAAGG TTCGGTCGCCATGGCCACCATCTGCATAATGGCCATGCCCTGGAGGCATGGTCTAAGCGCCACAGTCACACTCTGTCCACG GTCCTCTCCTGATTTTGGCTCGTCCCGGCAGTCCACCTTTTCCCCGGACTTCACTGGAACCACCCCCCCTTCGCAAG TTCCGCCCTCCCCTACTCTGTCAAATCAGGATGTGTGCTGTTCCTCTACCCCTACCATAACCAACCAATCAGCAACCACCCTCTCCTTTAGCACTAACCAATCCACTACAG ttcccAGTGTTCCTGCCTCCACTGACGGGATGACCAATAAGAAGGCTAAGTCCCGTCAGAGTGAGAAGGAGGGTCGGTTGTGGAGCTGGCTCAGCCCCGCGCCACCCCCTCACAGCACTCACATCCAGGGCAAGTCCAAGAGACCGCTGGAGCTTGGGGGGGCAGCAAACACACTGCCCGGGGGGGAACAAGACCTGCCCCCGCCCCGGCGCCAACGCAGAGCAAAGACTGCCT GGCCGGACCCCTCTCTGAGCTCCCTGCGGATTTTGGAGACAGACCAGCCAATCACATCGCAGCACTGCACCCCGCCTAAGTCATGCAG ccCCGGTAACTACAGCTACACCATCCTGCTGAGCAGCAACAGCACCGCGGGCCGAGCTGGACTCACCCTGGAGATGAA cTCCTCCTCTCCGCTGCTGGTGCTACTGTGTGGGGTCAGCAGGGGGCGCCGCTGTGCCAAGAGCCTGGATACACAGAGGAGCCTGGACATGACCTCCACAAAG ggCATGGCTCACCGGTGGCCTCTAGAGGTTATTCCATTCCATAACATCGCGTATCACTTCCGGGTCGCCAAGTCT CAGGAAGTGACCTGTGAAAGCAAGCATGTGGAGGCGGGACAACCCTTCGCCAACTACCACTTCCTGTTCCTGCAGGCGTGTGTCTGA